From the Malus domestica chromosome 17, GDT2T_hap1 genome, one window contains:
- the LOC103425833 gene encoding phosphate transporter PHO1 homolog 9 yields the protein MKFGKEFVSQMVPEWQDAYMDYNSLKLILKDILRFRKKNASSTPMAATSAGSTLKRRVSLYRAFSGLTSRQRGSLRKKEDEEILVGEEGEEGQWQTRFLMPADEGGEFEVVFFRSLDDEFNKVNCFYKKKVGEVVEEAEELNRQMDALIALRLKVDNPEVDIGGSDLASNGISSVSAVHPTSGRKTGGEDMDVINEVEMSDEEEMEDDEERGGKESETDDRKANRGTVDIQGLKPPQLEVLDHIKINMIPETPVSTIKSIFQQNYLSFSKKQLRKVEEQMKQAFSEFYQKLRLLKSYCFLNQLAFSKIMKKYDKFSSRNASKVYLNMVDNSYLSSSDEVTRLLERVETTFIKHFANGNRRKGMKTLRPKARREKHRSTFFLGLLSGGSIALVVAIIVLMHARNILESDGRVLYMENIFPLYSLFGFIVLHLIMFSANIFFWRCYRVNYPFIFGFKQGSEIGYRQLCLLSSGIAILALAGVISTLDMELDPRTKSFVALKELVPLGLVIVVLLIMFCPFNVIYRSSRYFLLLCISHCLLAPLYKVTLPDFFLADQLTSQVQAFRSLEFYVCYYGWGDFKKRSHNCLDSHVFKSFYFVVAIIPYWIRSLQCVRRLIEERDGMQGLNALKYFSTIVAVAMRTSYGLKEGMTSKILAIVSSVVATVVGTYWDIVIDWGLLQRNSKNPWLRDKLLVSNHSVYFIAMVLNVVLRLAWMQSVLGIREAPFVHRTALTAMVACLEIIRRGIWNFFRLENEHLNNVGKYRAFKSVPLPFNYERDYTRSS from the exons atgaagttcGGAAAAGAGTTTGTTTCGCAAATGGTGCCGGAATGGCAAGATGCATACATGGACTACAACTCTCTCAAGCTTATCTTAAAAGACATCCTGCGTTTCCGGAAGAAAAATGCATCATCGACGCCAATGGCGGCGACTTCGGCAGGGTCGACACTAAAGAGGAGGGTGTCACTCTATAGAGCATTCAGCGGGCTGACAAGCCGGCAACGGGGCTCgctgaggaagaaggaggacgAGGAGATACTTGTGGGTGAAGAAGGTGAGGAAGGGCAGTGGCAGACAAGGTTTTTGATGCCGGCCGACGAGGGAGGAGAGTTTGAGGTTGTGTTTTTTAGGAGCCTGGACGATGAGTTTAACAAGGTGAATTGCTTTTACAAGAAGAAAGTTGGGGAAGTCGTGGAGGAGGCTGAGGAGTTGAATAGGCAGATGGATGCTTTGATTGCTCTTAGGTTAAAGGTTGATAATCCAGAGGTGGATATTGGAGGGAGTGATTTGGCAAGCAATGGGATTTCTTCAGTCTCAGCAGTTCATCCCACAAGTGGTAGAAAAACAG GGGGAGAAGATATGGATGTGATTAACGAAGTTGAGATGAGCGATGAAGAAGAAATGGAAGATGATGAAGAGAGGGGAGGCAAAGAATCGGAAACCGATGACCGGAAAGCCAACAGAGGGACGGTGGATATTCAGGGGCTTAAACCACCACAACTAGAGGTTCTAGATCATATAAAGATCAACATGATACCTGAAACTCCAGTGTCAACAATTAAAAGCATATTCCAGCAGAATTACTTATCATTCAGCAAGAAACAGCTGAGGAAAGTAGAAGAGCAAATGAAACAGGCTTTTAGTGAGTTCTATCAAAAGCTCCGGCTTTTAAAAAGCTACTG TTTCCTTAATCAATTGGCTTTCTCAAAGATCATGAAGAAATATGACAAG TTCTCTTCAAGGAATGCATCGAAGGTTTACTTGAATATGGTGGATAATTCTTATCTCAGTAGCAGCGATGAA GTTACTAGGCTTTTGGAAAGGGTGGAGACTACCTTCATAAAGCACTTCGCAAATGGAAATCGAAGAAAAGGAATGAAGACATTAAGGCCGAAAGCTAGAAGGGAAAAGCATAGAAGTACATTTTTCTTGG GGTTGCTCTCCGGGGGCTCCATTGCACTTGTAGTAGCCATCATTGTGCTTATGCATGCAAGAAATATCCTTGAGAGTGACGGGCGTGTTCTGTACATGGAAAACATATTTCCCCTGTACAG CCTGTTTGGATTCATTGTCCTACATCTGATCATGTTCTCAGCGAACATATTCTTTTGGAGGTGCTATCGTGTAAATTATCCATTTATCTTTGGCTTCAAGCAAGGGTCAGAGATTGGTTACAGACAGCTTTGCCTTCTCAGTTCAGGTATTGCAATTCTCGCATTGGCTGGTGTCATCTCAACTTTGGATATGGAGTTGGATCCAAGAACAAAAAGCTTCGTAGCCTTGAAAGAATTAGTCCCCCTGGGCCTAGTCATT GTTGTGCTTCTTATAATGTTTTGTCCTTTCAACGTTATATATCGTTCCAGTCGATATTTCCTCCTTCTATGCATATCCCATTGTCTTCTTGCTCCTCTTTATAAG GTCACCCTGCCGGATTTTTTCTTGGCAGATCAGCTTACTAGCCAG GTTCAAGCTTTCAGGAGTTTGGAATTCTATGTTTGCTATTACGGTTGGGGGGACTTCAAAAAGAGATCACACAACTGCCTCGACAGCCACGTTTTTAAATCCTTCTACTTTGTTGTAGCAATTATTCCTTATTGGATCCGTTCGCTTCAG TGTGTGCGACGCTTGATAGAGGAGAGAGATGGAATGCAAGGGTTAAATGCGCTGAAATACTTCTCAACAATCGTTGCAGTAGCCATGAGAACAAGTTATGGTCTGAAAGAAGGGATGACATCGAAAATCCTTGCTATAGTTAGTTCAGTTGTGGCAACTGTTGTCGGTACATATTGGGACATTGTCATCGATTGGGGTCTTCTGCAACGAAATTCTAAAAATCCTTGGCTGAGAGACAAACTCCTCGTATCAAACCACAGTGTTTATTTCATAGCCATG GTGTTGAATGTTGTACTGAGACTCGCTTGGATGCAGTCAGTACTGGGAATTAGAGAAGCGCCTTTTGTCCATAGAACAGCCTTGACTGCGATGGTTGCCTGCTTAGAGATCATTCGTCGTGGCATATGGAACTTCTTTCG GTTGGAGAATGAGCACTTGAACAATGTCGGAAAGTACCGTGCGTTCAAGTCTGTACCCCTACCCTTCAACTATGAACGTGATTACACCAGGAGCAGCTGA
- the LOC103404461 gene encoding transmembrane emp24 domain-containing protein p24delta9, producing MSRINFSIILILGLMSTVVHSMRFDLQSGATKCISDDIKSSSMTVGKYAVVNPKEGFPIPDSHKLTIRVTSPYGSNYHYGDHVESGNFAFTAAETGDYSACFWVSDHKPSTTVTIDFDWKTGVAAKDWSKVAKKGQIETMELELKKLYDTVSSIHDEMFYLREREEGMQQLNRSTNSKMAVFSGLSLFVCLSVAGLQLWHLKMFFERKKLL from the exons ATGTCGCGAATCAATTTTAGTATAATTCTGATTCTGGGGTTAATGTCGACGGTGGTGCATTCCATGCGGTTCGACCTCCAATCGGGCGCCACCAAGTGCATCTCCGACGACATAAAGAGCAGCTCCATGACCGTCGGCAAGTACGCCGTCGTCAATCCCAAGGAGGGATTTCCTATACCTGATTCGCATAAGCTCACTATCAGG GTGACCTCACCTTATGGAAGTAACTATCACTATGGGGATCATGTGGAGTCGGGTAATTTTGCGTTTACTGCTGCAGAGACTGGTGATTATTCTGCTTGCTTTTGGGTGTCAGATCATAAGCCCTCGACGACGGTGACGATTGATTTTGACTGGAAAACTGGTGTTGCTGCTAAGGACTGGTCCAAGGTTGCCAAGAAGGGGCAAATTGAA ACGATGGAACTTGAGCTGAAAAAATTGTACGATACTGTGTCATCCATTCATGATGAGATGTTTTATCTTCGTGAAAG GGAGGAAGGAATGCAACAACTTAATCGATCAACTAACTCCAAGATGGCGGTTTTTAGCGGGCTTTCGCTTTTTGTATGCCTGTCAGTGGCTGGTTTGCAACTATGGCATCTCAAGATGTTCTTTGAGAGGAAGAAGCTCCTCTAG
- the LOC139193771 gene encoding ankyrin repeat-containing protein ITN1-like, giving the protein MKLMHEQVQQFLPLMCKASKEILTTKKGSTSYYKRKKLEEALLVAVEQGHVEYITHFFEDFSYPVHYMNDKRQSLYQIAVECRHHKVYNLIYALSHSDKIQEIVGTKDKFGNNMLHTVASITPLSHIYHIQGAALQMQRELQWFKEVESIANPKDCEAVNKKNMTPREVFIENHKEMWKEAENSMKETATSCTVVGALIVTIMFAAVFTVPGGNNGDTGLPTFLTKKVFIAFVFSDAISLFSSTTSIIMFLGILTSRYSQDDFYKSLPTKMMIGLFTLLLSIASMMIVFSCALYIMLNGKLSIVIASILIASVPVTSFIWIQFPLLVDIFISTYGPRMFGENKTTWFRFLCDL; this is encoded by the exons ATGAAACTGATGCATGAGCAGGTTCAACAATTTTTACCTCTCATGTGTAAAGCGAGTAAAGAAATTTTGACAACGAAGAAAGGAAGTACGAGTTAttataaaagaaagaaattggAAGAAGCACTGTTAGTGGCAGTAGAACAAGGGCATGTAGAGTATATTACTCATTTCTTTGAAGATTTCTCATATCCCGTACATTACATGAATGATAAACGCCAAAGCCTGTACCAAATTGCTGTTGAATGCCGTCACCACAAAGTTTATAATCTTATATATGCCCTCTCTCACTCCGATAAAATACAGGAAATAGTGGGGACGAAAGATAAGTTTGGCAATAATATGCTACATACGGTAGCAAGTATTACCCCATTGTCACATATTTATCACATTCAGGGTGCAGCTTTACAAATGCAAAGAGAACTACAATGGTTCAAG GAGGTGGAGAGTATTGCAAATCCTAAAGATTGTGAAGCTGTAAACAAAAAGAATATGACACCGCGAGAAGTATTTATAGAGAATCACAAAGAAATGTGGAAAGAGGCAGAAAATTCAATGAAGGAAACAGCAACTTCTTGTACAGTTGTAGGTGCTCTTATTGTCACCATAATGTTTGCTGCAGTGTTCACAGTTCCTGGTGGAAATAATGGAGATACAGGTCTTCCGACATTCTTAACTAAAAAGGTATTCATAGCATTTGTATTTTCAGATGCAATCTCACTTTTTTCTTCCACAACTTCGATTATTATGTTTTTGGGGATTCTCACATCACGTTATTCTCAAGATGATTTTTACAAATCTTTGCCCACAAAAATGATGATAGGCCTTTTCACCCTACTTTTATCTATTGCCTCCATGATGATTGTCTTTTCTTGCGCCCTTTACATTATGCTTAACGGGAAACTATCAATTGTTATCGCAAGCATTTTGATTGCTAGTGTTCCAGTTACCTCCTTCATCTGGATACAATTTCCGTTACTTGTTGACATATTTATTTCTACGTATGGACCAAGAATGTTTGGTGAGAACAAAACAACGTGGTTTAGATTCCTATGTGATCTTTAG
- the LOC139193607 gene encoding uncharacterized protein, with translation MATTVFHTVLNRKNYDDWSYQIETYMLAEDLLDVLHQVRPITENEEISKAWKRKDAKALYAIWNSCGDDTYSLIKRATTAKQAWDALSDELKKPSEPSDENEKKSVLHAYPPPIDHGTTPPLAGKGWTEERDPTFAEYVKSDDWGNVINCLRKNSQAGSETLPFVRSGTVLHYAIQKNCSVRIIQQLMEKMEEEHLDITDDDGLTALHLLIRDYPERFEIAESMVKKNNRFVTNSPPLFLVPFVVEAQEKPNGEMMARSLYSLTPHEALEVPYAARLITLGFNFNRPGTTFSPM, from the exons ATGGCAACTACAGTTTTTCATACAGTTCTTAACCGTAAGAACTATGATGATTGGAGTTATCAGATTGAGACCTACATGTTGGCCGAAGATCTTTTGGACGTTTTACATCAAGTACGTCCTATTacagaaaatgaagaaattagTAAGGCTTGGAAGAGGAAGGATGCCAAGGCCTTATATGCAATCTGGAATTCTTGCGGGGATGATACTTATAGTCTTATCAAGAGAGCAACCACGGCCAAACAAGCATGGGATGCTTtgtcagatgaattgaagaagccAAGTGAACCATCAGATGAAAATG AAAAGAAGTCAGTTCTTCATGCGTATCCACCTCCGATTGATCATGGTACTACGCCACCGTTGGCAGGGAAAGGTTGGACTGAAG AGCGTGACCCAACTTTCGCCGAATATGTGAAGTCTGATGATTGGGGTAATGTGATCAACTGTCTTCGCAAAAATAGCCAGGCAGGAAGCGAAACACTTCCATTTGTGCGAAGTGGTACAGTTCTTCACTACGCAATCCAGAAGAACTGCAGCGTGCGCATTATACAACAGTTGATGGAGAAAATGGAAGAGGAACACTTGGATATAACAGACGATGATGGTTTAACAGCTCTTCATCTTTTAATAAGAGATTATCCAGAAAGGTTTGAAATAGCTGAAAGCATGGTTAAAAAGAACAACCGATTTGTTACCAATTCACCTCCCTTGTTCCTGGTGCCTTTTGTGGTAGAGGCCCAAGAGAAGCCGAATGGGGAAATGATGGCTCGCTCTCTCTATTCCCTCACTCCACACGAAGCACTAGAAGTTCCCTATGCTGCTCGACTGATTACTCTCGGTTTTAATTTCAACAGACCTGGTACAACTTTTTCCcccatgtga